One genomic window of Paenisporosarcina antarctica includes the following:
- a CDS encoding HAMP domain-containing sensor histidine kinase, whose amino-acid sequence MTFIIAGLFHYFTVKKIVDPIKHLSNAAKEIKEGKTPSKIESSATGEIKGLIENFNSMSETLTSVQVQREEMLKDIAHELRTPLTNINGYLEALQNKVIDGNPELFGSLLEESRRITRIVELISELNYWNNGIYFLEKQFDQVEINKVLSESLTAFQLKLQNQIADMQFTIKDAEILGNRDGLMQVFTNVLQNILDYNTGTFLKINGEIKNNRYIITFTHCGRFIDPEKKTMIFERFYRLEKSRSTKSNGAGLGLAISQSIITAHKGNIGLDTDGTHHTFWMDFPLHTLTR is encoded by the coding sequence GTGACATTTATTATTGCAGGGTTGTTTCATTATTTTACAGTGAAAAAAATTGTTGACCCCATTAAGCATTTATCGAATGCGGCAAAAGAAATCAAAGAAGGCAAAACACCTTCCAAAATTGAAAGTTCGGCTACAGGAGAAATAAAGGGATTAATTGAGAACTTCAATTCAATGTCAGAAACGCTCACTTCCGTTCAAGTACAAAGGGAAGAAATGCTGAAGGATATTGCACATGAGCTTCGGACACCATTGACCAATATAAACGGTTATCTAGAAGCACTGCAAAACAAAGTAATTGATGGAAACCCTGAATTATTTGGTTCACTGTTGGAAGAATCCCGACGAATTACAAGAATTGTTGAGCTTATATCAGAATTAAATTATTGGAATAACGGAATTTATTTTTTAGAAAAGCAGTTTGATCAAGTGGAAATTAACAAAGTGCTGTCAGAGTCTTTAACAGCCTTTCAATTGAAACTACAGAATCAAATTGCGGATATGCAGTTTACCATTAAGGATGCTGAGATATTGGGCAATAGAGATGGTCTTATGCAAGTCTTTACTAACGTGCTTCAAAACATCCTTGATTATAATACGGGAACATTCTTGAAGATTAATGGAGAGATAAAAAATAATAGGTATATCATAACCTTCACTCATTGTGGTCGATTTATTGATCCTGAAAAAAAGACTATGATCTTTGAACGATTTTACCGTTTAGAAAAATCAAGAAGCACTAAGTCTAACGGTGCCGGTCTTGGGCTTGCAATTAGCCAAAGCATTATCACCGCGCATAAAGGCAATATCGGTCTAGATACAGATGGCACTCATCATACGTTTTGGATGGACTTTCCTTTACATACGTTGACTCGATAA
- a CDS encoding OsmC family protein, which yields MKFTIENEKIVGDLGFGLLPISPNDTIGYRPYELLISSLVGCSGTLLGNILKKKRVEHKRIEMDVSSVRNPDHANRIEQLSITAYVQSDQSISEQNALKIADLVVKNCGMIQSVIHSIDLTFIVKSSTLNGDVR from the coding sequence ATGAAATTTACAATCGAAAATGAAAAAATAGTGGGCGATTTAGGTTTCGGGTTGCTACCTATTTCTCCTAACGACACAATTGGTTATCGTCCGTATGAACTTTTGATCTCTTCTTTAGTTGGATGCAGTGGAACTTTGCTCGGAAATATTTTAAAAAAGAAAAGGGTTGAGCACAAAAGGATAGAGATGGACGTCTCATCTGTCAGAAATCCGGATCATGCCAACCGAATTGAACAACTTTCCATAACTGCCTATGTCCAATCAGACCAAAGCATAAGCGAACAAAATGCACTGAAGATAGCTGATTTAGTCGTCAAAAATTGTGGAATGATTCAGTCTGTCATCCATTCGATTGATCTAACTTTCATAGTCAAGTCGTCCACACTCAATGGTGATGTCCGTTGA
- a CDS encoding VOC family protein, with protein sequence MIKGLYEAHLPVRNLLKSIEFYKKLGLEVAYQKEKLAFFWIEKGHSWIGLWETDKVDTPYHPSLRHIAFQVDIENMGNAKEWLEQKGIKIKTDFGFPPEKQPLVLSNNPHVHAAIYFQDPDGNSLELMTPLKLDFEGEFHMMSLEEWNSKK encoded by the coding sequence GTGATAAAAGGACTCTACGAAGCACATCTACCTGTAAGAAATCTTTTGAAATCAATAGAGTTTTATAAGAAATTAGGGTTAGAAGTTGCCTATCAAAAAGAAAAATTAGCCTTTTTCTGGATTGAGAAAGGGCATAGTTGGATAGGGTTATGGGAAACGGATAAAGTTGACACACCTTATCATCCATCATTAAGGCATATCGCTTTCCAAGTGGACATTGAAAATATGGGAAATGCGAAAGAATGGCTGGAGCAGAAAGGAATAAAAATAAAAACCGATTTTGGTTTTCCACCTGAAAAACAGCCTTTGGTTTTGTCAAACAACCCCCATGTTCACGCTGCCATTTATTTTCAAGACCCAGATGGAAATTCACTTGAACTGATGACTCCATTGAAATTAGATTTCGAAGGAGAATTTCATATGATGTCATTAGAGGAGTGGAACAGTAAGAAGTGA
- a CDS encoding amidase family protein, giving the protein MKEYTITEIQLAYEANQMTSVQLVQMYLDRIKAYNRNGPKINAIVSVNPDALKIAAELDKVCEKGIRGPLHGIPVILKDNIETTDKMPTTAGSFALENNFAKDDSFVAKQLRQAGAIILGKANMSEWAYFMTEDVPSGYSGLGGQVLNPYGVGSFIAGSVGGSSSGSGAGIASNFAAVAIGTETSGSILSPASANSLVGIKPTVGLVSRTGIIPLSHSQDTAGPMTRTVTDAAITLGVITGVDEMDPITQASQGKALKDYTKHLIAEGLNGARIGVDRSFLSAVDTDERKIIEEAIEEIKSQGAIIEEVTIPKTSFTSIVLWHEFKHDINAYLRKVSKEVPIKSLVDLIEFNKQDPDVRMKFGQIELEKAQTMSDDPYDQTYLEHREIDIRNSANEGIDVVMAENNLDALLFESNRGAAIPAKAGYPSITIPAGYTTEGMPVGVTFSAKAYSEPRLIELAYSYEQATKKRVAPRF; this is encoded by the coding sequence GTGAAAGAATATACCATCACAGAAATTCAACTAGCATACGAAGCAAATCAAATGACATCGGTACAATTAGTTCAAATGTATTTAGATAGAATAAAAGCTTACAATCGAAATGGTCCAAAAATCAACGCAATAGTAAGCGTTAACCCAGATGCTTTAAAAATAGCTGCTGAGTTGGATAAAGTTTGTGAAAAAGGCATTCGAGGTCCTTTACATGGCATTCCTGTTATTTTAAAAGACAATATTGAAACAACTGACAAGATGCCAACAACTGCAGGATCATTTGCTCTTGAAAATAACTTTGCCAAAGACGACTCATTTGTTGCTAAGCAACTGCGACAAGCAGGGGCTATTATTCTCGGGAAAGCTAATATGAGTGAATGGGCTTACTTTATGACTGAAGATGTTCCTAGTGGATACAGTGGATTAGGTGGACAGGTCTTAAATCCTTATGGAGTAGGTTCATTTATTGCAGGAAGTGTGGGTGGTTCTAGTTCAGGTTCTGGAGCGGGGATTGCATCTAACTTTGCTGCTGTGGCGATTGGGACGGAAACTTCAGGTTCAATCCTGAGTCCAGCGAGTGCTAATTCATTAGTTGGGATTAAACCAACTGTTGGGTTAGTTAGTCGAACAGGCATTATTCCACTTTCACATAGCCAAGATACTGCAGGCCCGATGACTCGAACTGTTACAGACGCGGCGATAACACTTGGCGTGATAACCGGAGTGGACGAAATGGATCCAATTACGCAAGCGAGTCAAGGAAAGGCATTAAAAGATTATACGAAACATTTAATAGCAGAAGGGTTAAATGGAGCTAGAATCGGTGTAGATAGATCGTTTTTAAGCGCTGTAGATACAGATGAAAGAAAGATAATTGAAGAAGCCATTGAAGAGATTAAATCACAAGGTGCAATTATTGAAGAAGTAACGATCCCTAAAACAAGTTTCACTTCTATTGTTTTGTGGCATGAATTCAAACATGATATAAATGCTTATTTACGTAAGGTTTCAAAAGAAGTTCCGATTAAATCACTAGTAGATCTTATTGAATTTAATAAACAGGACCCAGACGTTAGAATGAAATTCGGGCAAATTGAACTTGAAAAGGCTCAAACGATGAGTGATGATCCTTATGATCAAACCTACTTAGAACACCGTGAAATCGACATAAGAAATTCAGCTAACGAGGGAATCGATGTAGTCATGGCTGAGAACAACTTAGATGCTTTATTATTTGAGAGCAACCGTGGTGCAGCAATACCTGCAAAAGCAGGCTATCCATCGATAACCATCCCTGCTGGTTATACAACTGAAGGCATGCCAGTTGGGGTTACATTTAGTGCAAAGGCTTATAGTGAACCAAGATTAATTGAACTAGCATATTCTTATGAGCAAGCCACGAAGAAAAGAGTGGCTCCAAGATTTTAA
- a CDS encoding cytochrome c biogenesis CcdA family protein: MSGIETDTVLIVGMLLAVGAGALSFLSPCVLPIFPAYLSYITGISVKELQGNQSTQIRKKLLSHSIVFLSGVSLVFISLGASASFLGEWIQTLLMGDSGLFIQRIAGIFIVIMGFFIAGWINITELMKERRFQFSKRPAGYIGTFFIGLGFAAGWTPCIGPIFGSILLLAASNPGQGLLYTVMYVIGFALPFLILTFFLGSTKWIVRRSQVIMKVGGVIMIIMGLVLFFGLMPLITGFLLELIEDTWLSKLG, from the coding sequence TTGAGCGGAATTGAAACAGATACAGTCTTAATTGTCGGAATGTTGCTGGCTGTTGGTGCTGGGGCTCTTTCCTTTTTGTCACCTTGCGTACTGCCTATTTTTCCTGCGTACCTGTCCTACATAACCGGAATCAGTGTAAAAGAATTGCAGGGAAATCAAAGCACTCAAATCCGCAAGAAATTATTGAGCCATTCAATCGTCTTTCTATCAGGAGTTTCACTCGTGTTCATTAGTCTGGGAGCCAGTGCTTCTTTTTTAGGCGAATGGATTCAAACTTTATTAATGGGTGATTCAGGTTTATTTATCCAGCGCATTGCGGGTATTTTTATCGTTATTATGGGCTTCTTTATCGCAGGTTGGATTAATATTACAGAATTAATGAAGGAAAGACGTTTTCAATTTTCAAAAAGACCTGCTGGATATATTGGAACATTTTTTATTGGACTCGGCTTTGCAGCGGGCTGGACTCCTTGTATCGGACCGATTTTCGGGTCCATCCTACTTTTGGCTGCAAGCAATCCCGGCCAAGGCCTTCTTTACACTGTGATGTACGTCATTGGTTTTGCTTTGCCATTCCTTATATTAACTTTTTTCCTCGGATCAACGAAATGGATCGTTCGTCGAAGCCAAGTGATTATGAAAGTGGGCGGCGTCATTATGATAATAATGGGTCTGGTGTTGTTTTTTGGTCTAATGCCGCTTATTACAGGATTTCTACTTGAATTAATAGAAGATACTTGGTTATCAAAACTAGGATAG
- a CDS encoding nucleoside triphosphate pyrophosphohydrolase family protein, with translation MGQTTKEVIAELNKNVEYQGETIPFYMKEANEIAITKEWHDEIYEIGTMLAQVHSEALEADCKGDKENFVEELADVCIRVFDLSDLLNIDLELAISEKMLVNETRPYKHGKAY, from the coding sequence ATGGGACAGACAACAAAAGAAGTAATAGCCGAGTTAAACAAGAATGTTGAGTATCAAGGGGAAACCATTCCATTTTACATGAAAGAGGCAAATGAAATAGCTATTACTAAAGAGTGGCATGATGAAATATATGAGATTGGCACGATGTTGGCGCAGGTGCATAGTGAAGCATTAGAAGCTGATTGCAAAGGGGATAAAGAAAATTTCGTGGAAGAACTTGCAGATGTTTGTATTCGTGTCTTTGATTTATCCGATTTACTGAATATCGACCTGGAACTAGCGATTTCCGAAAAAATGTTAGTGAATGAAACCCGCCCTTACAAACATGGAAAGGCATATTAG
- a CDS encoding helix-turn-helix domain-containing protein produces MSKQLANVLKKRRRELGWTLKIAGEKSQSHPSLISYYEQDVRNPSLHMLKKLSKVYHLSYNNLLDLRFIEEEKDKTNIDNVMCAKMREMENEILMLRHSLKTIDELIISTRTHRDIEIKRIVAESLLPETQKFCFSCHNLSKAQYFKAYKKEDAPIINCVKCERHIFYKQDQQKNWIENFR; encoded by the coding sequence ATGTCAAAACAACTAGCAAATGTGTTAAAAAAAAGGCGTAGAGAATTGGGGTGGACTTTAAAAATAGCAGGTGAAAAATCCCAATCACACCCATCCCTAATTTCTTATTATGAACAAGATGTACGTAACCCTTCTTTACATATGCTGAAAAAGCTTTCTAAGGTATACCACCTCTCTTACAATAATTTACTGGATTTGAGGTTTATAGAAGAAGAAAAAGATAAGACAAACATTGATAATGTGATGTGTGCCAAAATGCGCGAAATGGAAAACGAGATTTTGATGTTACGTCACTCACTCAAAACAATAGACGAGTTAATAATTTCTACCCGAACGCACAGGGATATTGAAATCAAAAGGATTGTAGCAGAATCGTTGTTACCCGAGACTCAAAAGTTCTGTTTTTCGTGTCATAATTTAAGTAAAGCGCAATACTTCAAAGCCTATAAAAAAGAAGATGCCCCCATTATTAATTGCGTGAAATGTGAGAGACATATCTTCTATAAGCAAGATCAACAAAAGAATTGGATTGAAAACTTCCGATAA
- a CDS encoding two-component system response regulator has protein sequence MQRNNEKVNVLLVDDLPENLLALEAVLGDMNYNLIRAYSGEESLKCLLKNEFAVILLDVQMPGLNGFETAQIIKSRKKTKDNPIIFKTVISMPENVDTGYFVGAIDYIFKPDVLNSKIEGFSFINQNNKGLEAQTALVLEKTHDLEKSNQELSDITLQLRRTEALAKIVRDTSMDTIITYNETFDILTVNPAVKRMFGYEESELIGEKLRKLIPDLLLAEEFGHEVDKRFEVTGLRNDESIFPAEIQLGMVHLEDHVIYACTVRDISELKQQREALEHQALHDSLTSLPNRILLYDRLEQGILLAKNERNPLSLILIDLDHFKTINDTLGHHYGDLMLKEVGSRLSDLVRVTDTVARLGGDEFVVFLPMTSQEQTLEMANKIISAIEQPFILNNHILSIRLSQGIVFFPDHGENVETLMKRADIAMYTAKRTDREYSIFSTDLDTHTIEQLSLLSDLRDTLVHDKLILYYQPQMDMKTKKVVGVEVLSRWIHPLQGYIPPDIFIPMAEQNGLMKKLTLWVLEKALHQSKKWCEEGLNLHISVNLSASDLQDFHLPDNVQRILYKYNIDPKTLTLEITESLIMSDPVRAMETLKHLSSMGIKLSIDDFGTGYSSLAYLKNLSVDEIKVDKSFVMDMTEDKNNEIIVRTIINLAHNLGLRVVAEGIEQKGVWNKLVDLECDIAQGYFLCAPASAESFYNWYIERELF, from the coding sequence ATGCAAAGGAATAATGAAAAAGTAAATGTTTTACTAGTAGATGACCTACCAGAAAACCTGCTTGCTTTAGAAGCAGTGTTGGGTGATATGAACTACAACTTGATTCGAGCATATTCAGGAGAAGAGTCATTAAAGTGCTTGTTGAAGAATGAGTTTGCCGTCATTTTATTGGATGTACAAATGCCAGGCTTAAATGGTTTTGAAACAGCACAGATAATAAAATCGAGAAAGAAAACCAAGGATAACCCGATTATTTTTAAAACAGTGATTAGCATGCCAGAAAATGTAGATACGGGTTACTTTGTCGGAGCGATTGACTACATATTTAAACCAGATGTACTAAATTCAAAAATCGAAGGCTTTTCTTTTATTAACCAAAACAATAAAGGACTCGAAGCACAAACGGCTCTAGTGCTTGAAAAAACACATGATCTAGAAAAGTCCAATCAAGAGCTTTCTGACATTACATTACAATTAAGAAGAACAGAAGCTTTGGCTAAAATTGTCCGCGACACATCCATGGACACGATTATTACGTATAATGAAACTTTTGATATTCTCACGGTCAATCCTGCAGTAAAGCGAATGTTTGGCTATGAAGAGTCAGAACTTATAGGTGAAAAATTAAGGAAGTTAATTCCAGATTTATTACTCGCTGAAGAGTTTGGTCATGAAGTGGATAAACGATTTGAAGTAACAGGTTTACGTAATGATGAAAGTATTTTTCCAGCTGAGATCCAGTTGGGGATGGTACATCTTGAAGATCATGTGATTTATGCGTGTACAGTACGAGACATAAGTGAACTCAAACAGCAAAGGGAAGCATTAGAGCATCAAGCACTTCATGATTCATTAACTTCTCTACCAAATCGAATTTTGTTGTACGATAGATTAGAGCAAGGGATATTATTGGCAAAAAATGAACGGAATCCTCTTTCATTAATTTTAATCGATTTGGATCACTTCAAGACCATCAATGATACATTGGGTCACCATTATGGAGATTTAATGCTCAAGGAGGTTGGGAGTAGACTATCCGATTTAGTCAGAGTAACTGATACTGTAGCTCGTTTGGGTGGTGATGAGTTTGTTGTGTTCTTACCTATGACTTCACAGGAACAAACACTAGAAATGGCCAACAAGATTATTAGTGCCATTGAACAGCCCTTCATTCTAAACAATCATATATTATCAATTCGCTTAAGTCAGGGAATTGTTTTTTTCCCGGATCATGGCGAAAACGTGGAAACTTTAATGAAAAGGGCAGACATTGCGATGTATACAGCAAAACGAACAGATAGAGAGTATTCTATTTTTTCAACTGATCTTGATACTCACACGATAGAACAGTTAAGTCTGCTCAGTGACTTAAGGGATACTTTAGTACACGATAAACTAATACTCTATTATCAACCACAAATGGATATGAAAACGAAAAAAGTTGTGGGAGTAGAAGTACTATCAAGGTGGATTCATCCACTTCAAGGTTACATTCCACCCGATATATTTATTCCTATGGCTGAGCAAAATGGATTAATGAAGAAGCTAACATTATGGGTATTGGAAAAGGCTTTGCATCAAAGCAAAAAATGGTGTGAAGAGGGATTAAACTTACATATTTCCGTTAACTTATCTGCTTCCGATTTGCAGGACTTCCATCTGCCGGATAATGTGCAGAGGATATTGTATAAATACAATATAGATCCCAAAACACTAACTTTAGAAATAACCGAAAGCCTCATCATGAGTGATCCAGTTCGGGCGATGGAGACCCTGAAGCATCTTTCTTCAATGGGTATTAAATTATCGATTGATGATTTTGGTACCGGATATTCTTCATTGGCCTATTTGAAGAACCTGTCAGTAGATGAAATAAAAGTGGATAAATCCTTCGTCATGGATATGACTGAAGATAAGAATAATGAAATAATAGTTCGTACCATTATTAATTTAGCGCATAACTTAGGACTTCGAGTGGTAGCAGAAGGCATTGAACAAAAGGGAGTATGGAATAAATTGGTGGACTTGGAGTGCGACATTGCACAAGGTTATTTTTTATGTGCTCCAGCCTCGGCAGAATCTTTTTACAATTGGTATATTGAACGCGAATTATTTTAA
- a CDS encoding redoxin domain-containing protein, whose product MKKTILVVVITLMVSWTVFDLVNSREEIANQEDTRVDEAVGSEETGLAIGNIAPDFELTTLEGKTARLSDYRGQRVFINFWATWCPPCRAEMPDMQKLYEQTDVDIEILAVNMTESEKAEEDVTEFVKDFGLTFPILMDANSDVATTYQVQAYPTSYMIDSTGRIQFIAPGAMNYDFMLQEIEKMK is encoded by the coding sequence ATGAAAAAAACAATTCTTGTTGTGGTTATAACGTTAATGGTTAGTTGGACTGTTTTTGATCTTGTAAATTCAAGGGAAGAGATAGCAAACCAAGAAGATACAAGGGTTGATGAGGCTGTCGGTTCTGAGGAGACAGGACTTGCAATTGGCAATATAGCACCCGATTTTGAACTAACAACATTGGAGGGTAAAACTGCTCGTTTATCTGACTATAGAGGGCAACGTGTCTTCATAAACTTTTGGGCTACTTGGTGCCCACCATGCAGAGCAGAAATGCCAGACATGCAGAAACTATATGAACAGACGGACGTGGATATAGAGATTTTGGCGGTCAATATGACAGAGTCAGAAAAAGCTGAGGAAGACGTAACAGAGTTTGTAAAAGACTTCGGTTTGACTTTTCCGATACTGATGGATGCAAACTCAGATGTGGCAACTACCTATCAAGTACAGGCATACCCTACTTCTTATATGATTGATTCAACTGGTCGAATACAATTTATTGCGCCTGGTGCAATGAACTATGACTTCATGCTTCAAGAAATAGAAAAGATGAAATGA
- a CDS encoding GNAT family N-acetyltransferase: MMNIHDIFLLDFAYLETFSTRKDTTWGSLFCNESQPDYYDANHAYIYDPNPNHQTIIDEVVSFYEASNILPRFYIYNVDAQQELISKLKQNQFGFEELTSPVQLWDKKILEQEQREGVTIEVVTDDNYSEALAIECSIKEFGGKEIREKAFEHEFKHSSFIHYLLRFNGMACATACLFITEKQARMESVATLEAYRGRGLIGDLIHYIQNEAVKLELENLWVFPINENIEKVYQKYGFQTVETLKKGHAFLGGKSIKEIRG, encoded by the coding sequence ATCATGAATATACACGATATTTTTCTTTTAGATTTTGCCTATTTGGAAACCTTTTCAACACGTAAGGATACTACTTGGGGTTCGTTGTTTTGCAATGAAAGTCAGCCTGATTATTATGATGCTAATCATGCCTATATTTATGATCCTAATCCTAATCATCAAACTATCATTGATGAAGTGGTTAGCTTCTATGAAGCAAGTAATATACTTCCAAGATTTTATATATACAATGTAGATGCCCAACAAGAGCTTATTTCAAAATTAAAGCAAAATCAATTTGGTTTCGAAGAATTGACTTCTCCCGTTCAATTGTGGGATAAAAAGATACTGGAACAAGAGCAGCGTGAAGGAGTTACAATTGAAGTTGTAACGGATGACAATTATTCAGAAGCACTAGCTATTGAATGCAGTATTAAAGAATTCGGTGGTAAAGAAATAAGGGAAAAAGCCTTTGAACACGAATTTAAACATTCAAGTTTTATTCACTATTTGCTCCGATTTAATGGGATGGCCTGTGCAACGGCTTGTCTCTTTATTACTGAAAAACAAGCCCGTATGGAGAGTGTCGCTACATTAGAAGCGTATAGAGGTAGAGGTCTGATTGGTGATTTGATCCATTATATTCAAAATGAAGCGGTAAAACTAGAATTAGAAAACCTTTGGGTGTTTCCTATTAATGAAAATATCGAAAAAGTGTATCAAAAATACGGCTTTCAAACAGTAGAGACGCTAAAAAAAGGACACGCATTTTTAGGTGGAAAAAGCATTAAAGAGATTAGAGGGTAG
- a CDS encoding YtoQ family protein, whose amino-acid sequence MRLTVYLAGEIHSTWREEIKQKVLALNLPVDFIGPMENHDRSDNIGEEILGEQTSAVFKDAAASSFNNLRTSVLMHKADLVIALFGEQYKQWNTAMDASTAIAGGKPVIIIRPEKLHHPLKELSAKASATVETSDQAIKALSYIFE is encoded by the coding sequence ATGAGACTGACCGTTTATCTTGCAGGAGAAATTCACAGTACTTGGCGCGAAGAAATCAAACAGAAAGTCCTGGCACTCAATCTGCCGGTCGATTTTATCGGTCCGATGGAAAATCATGACCGTTCAGACAATATCGGAGAAGAGATTCTAGGGGAACAAACCAGTGCTGTATTTAAAGATGCTGCCGCTTCAAGCTTCAATAATCTGCGGACCAGTGTATTGATGCATAAAGCTGATCTGGTTATCGCCTTGTTCGGCGAGCAATACAAACAATGGAATACAGCAATGGATGCAAGTACTGCAATTGCTGGCGGCAAGCCTGTCATCATCATCCGTCCGGAGAAATTGCATCACCCACTGAAGGAGCTTTCCGCTAAAGCCAGTGCCACAGTCGAAACTTCCGACCAGGCCATCAAAGCGCTGTCCTATATTTTTGAATAG
- a CDS encoding response regulator transcription factor: MNQTNLIGKSVLIVEDDPKIRNLIKIYLIKDGYEVIEADNGAEAKEKIQQFDPCILILDLMLPKVSGEEICRWVREDLKNMMPIIMLSAKATEKNKIEGFKLGADDYVVKPFSPAELMVRIEAVLRRTASRCGKLSFTGFTIKPAKGEAWINGEQLELTHFEFKLLHTFMQHPSQVLSREQILNMIYENNEKSVSDRTIDVHIKHLRGKISEKTPKDYIQTVRGMGYKFVGL; the protein is encoded by the coding sequence TTGAATCAAACAAATCTCATTGGCAAATCTGTATTAATTGTAGAAGACGATCCAAAAATCCGGAATCTCATTAAGATCTATTTAATCAAGGACGGATATGAGGTCATTGAAGCTGATAATGGAGCTGAGGCAAAGGAGAAAATTCAACAGTTCGATCCATGTATTTTAATACTTGATCTCATGTTACCAAAAGTCAGTGGTGAAGAGATATGCAGATGGGTGCGTGAAGATTTAAAAAATATGATGCCCATAATCATGCTTTCGGCAAAAGCTACTGAAAAAAACAAAATAGAAGGCTTCAAATTAGGTGCTGATGACTATGTTGTCAAGCCTTTCAGCCCTGCTGAATTAATGGTTAGAATAGAGGCCGTATTAAGAAGAACGGCAAGCCGTTGCGGGAAGTTAAGTTTTACAGGATTTACGATTAAACCGGCAAAAGGCGAAGCGTGGATAAATGGAGAACAGCTTGAATTAACCCACTTCGAATTTAAGTTGCTCCATACATTTATGCAACATCCTAGTCAGGTTTTATCCAGGGAACAAATCTTGAATATGATTTACGAAAATAATGAAAAATCTGTATCCGATCGGACCATTGATGTTCATATCAAGCATTTGAGAGGAAAGATTAGTGAAAAGACACCCAAAGATTATATTCAGACTGTGAGGGGAATGGGGTATAAATTTGTGGGTCTTTAG
- a CDS encoding GntR family transcriptional regulator — protein MLTIDPKKKVKSFSTRDYVYEILKENIISLKIKPGQNISEKEISEMLEVSRTPVREAFVKLAQEELVEVYPQRGTVVSLIDLFHVEEARFIREHLERATVRVACEKFTDASLVVLETNLIMQKQCVQENNFEKLFELDEAFHHTISIGCGKERISLLIQQMNAHINRIRMLSLAANYNWDLILEQHEQIFNAIKEKKPDVADKVMEEHLKKLRFDQENLKIEYSQYFK, from the coding sequence ATGCTAACGATAGACCCAAAAAAGAAAGTTAAAAGTTTTTCTACAAGGGATTATGTATATGAAATATTAAAGGAAAACATTATCTCACTTAAAATAAAACCCGGTCAGAATATTTCTGAAAAGGAAATTTCAGAAATGCTAGAGGTCAGCAGAACGCCGGTTAGAGAAGCTTTTGTTAAATTGGCACAGGAAGAACTAGTAGAGGTATATCCACAAAGAGGAACAGTAGTTTCGTTAATTGACTTGTTTCATGTAGAGGAAGCTAGGTTTATCAGAGAGCATCTGGAACGAGCTACAGTGAGGGTTGCCTGTGAGAAATTTACAGATGCAAGTCTTGTAGTGTTAGAAACAAATTTAATCATGCAAAAACAGTGTGTACAGGAAAATAACTTTGAAAAGTTATTTGAACTAGATGAAGCGTTTCACCATACCATTAGCATTGGATGTGGGAAAGAGAGAATTTCATTGTTGATTCAGCAAATGAATGCCCATATAAACCGAATTAGGATGCTTAGCTTGGCCGCTAATTACAACTGGGACCTTATTTTGGAACAACATGAACAAATTTTCAATGCAATTAAAGAGAAAAAACCAGATGTTGCCGATAAAGTCATGGAAGAACATTTGAAAAAATTAAGATTTGATCAAGAGAATCTGAAAATAGAATACAGTCAATATTTTAAATAA
- a CDS encoding transposase, which translates to MTSVIEVKDSKGNLLRLDTNRFDLTSDEISKMYKLRWAIELFFKWSKTPCKHQLETKSRTMILQIYRWLRVAIWKPHYVWIRKSAHLY; encoded by the coding sequence GTGACATCAGTGATAGAAGTAAAAGATTCTAAAGGCAATCTTTTACGATTGGATACAAATCGATTTGATTTAACTTCTGATGAAATTTCTAAGATGTATAAATTAAGATGGGCAATCGAACTATTTTTCAAATGGTCAAAAACACCATGTAAACATCAACTCGAAACAAAGAGCCGGACAATGATTCTTCAAATATACCGATGGCTAAGGGTAGCAATTTGGAAACCACACTATGTGTGGATCCGCAAGTCAGCTCACCTTTATTAG